One window of the Manihot esculenta cultivar AM560-2 chromosome 14, M.esculenta_v8, whole genome shotgun sequence genome contains the following:
- the LOC110630864 gene encoding nicotianamine synthase → MASLQNSNVEAQISTELQLIARITQIHCSISKLDSLRPSKQVNTLFSRLVKLCIPSSSIDIRSLSPEVQEMRNSLIVLCGRAEGLLELEFAIFLNKIPQPLDNLDLFPYYENYVKLANLEYRILGENGVVQPKKVAFVGSGPMPLTSLVMATHHLKSTHFDNFDIDKTANDMARGIVASDGELEKRMKFEMCDVMELREKLGEYDCIFLAALVGMSKEEKVKIIGHIRKYMKEGGILLVRSANGARAFLYPVVEEHDLVGFEVLSIFHPTNDVINSIVLARKPIAF, encoded by the coding sequence ATGGCTTCCCTCCAAAACTCCAACGTCGAAGCCCAAATCTCAACAGAGCTACAGCTCATAGCTCGCATCACTCAAATCCATTGCAGCATATCCAAACTCGACTCTTTAAGGCCTTCCAAGCAAGTCAATACCCTTTTCTCTCGCCTTGTGAAACTATGTATCCCCTCATCTTCCATAGACATTCGCTCGTTGTCCCCAGAAGTGCAAGAAATGAGAAACAGTCTCATCGTTCTGTGTGGCAGAGCTGAAGGTCTGTTAGAGCTTGAATTTGCAATATTCTTGAACAAAATACCTCAGCCTTTAGACAACCTTGATCTTTTTCCTTACTATGAAAACTATGTTAAGCTAGCCAACTTGGAGTATAGGATTCTTGGTGAGAATGGAGTGGTGCAACCGAAGAAGGTAGCCTTTGTGGGATCTGGTCCAATGCCTCTTACCTCTCTTGTAATGGCTACCCATCATTTGAAATCTACACACTTTGATAATTTTGATATTGATAAGACGGCTAATGATATGGCTCGTGGAATCGTGGCTTCTGATGGTGAACTTGAGAAGAGAATGAAATTTGAAATGTGTGATGTAATGGAACTGAGGGAGAAGCTGGGAGAATATGATTGTATATTCTTGGCAGCTTTGGTAGGGATGAGCAAAGAAGAGAAAGTGAAGATTATTGGACATATAAGAAAGTACATGAAGGAAGGAGGGATTTTGCTGGTGAGAAGTGCAAATGGGGCTAGAGCATTTCTTTACCCTGTAGTTGAAGAGCATGACTTGGTTGGATTTGAGGTGCTATCCATCTTTCACCCAACTAATGATGTCATTAACTCTATTGTTCTTGCGCGTAAGCCAATTGCATTTTGA